The following proteins are co-located in the Frigidibacter mobilis genome:
- a CDS encoding phosphoserine transaminase encodes MALTAPATRPANPRFSSGPCAKIPGFSLDLLADAPLGRSHRAAIGKAKLKEAIDLTRDILGVPADYRIGIVPASDTGAVEMALWSLLGARPVEMLAWESFGEGWVTDVVKQLKLDATVRKAPYGEIVDLAEVDFDKDVVFTWNGTTSGVRVPNGDAIPAARAGLTICDATSAAFAMDLPWDKLDVVTFSWQKVLGGEGGHGVLILSPRAVERLESYTPAWPLPKIFRLTSKGKLNEGIFVGETINTPSMLCVEDYLVALKWAQSIGGLQGLIARSQANAGAIADFIAGKDWIANLAVDPATASTTSVCLKFTDPRIVDGAAFAKAVAKRLEKEGVALDAGAYRDAPAGLRIWCGSTVETADVAALMPWIEYAFEAEIEAQAKAA; translated from the coding sequence ATGGCACTGACCGCCCCGGCTACGCGCCCGGCCAATCCGCGTTTCTCTTCGGGCCCCTGCGCGAAGATCCCCGGTTTCTCCCTCGACTTGCTGGCCGACGCCCCCTTGGGCCGCTCGCACCGTGCCGCCATCGGCAAGGCCAAGCTCAAAGAGGCGATCGACCTCACCCGTGACATTCTGGGCGTGCCCGCGGACTACCGCATCGGCATCGTGCCCGCCTCCGATACCGGCGCCGTCGAAATGGCGCTGTGGTCGCTTCTGGGCGCCCGCCCGGTGGAAATGCTGGCCTGGGAAAGCTTCGGCGAAGGCTGGGTCACCGATGTGGTGAAACAGCTCAAGCTGGACGCCACCGTGCGCAAGGCCCCTTACGGCGAGATCGTCGATCTGGCCGAGGTCGATTTCGACAAGGATGTGGTCTTCACCTGGAACGGCACCACCTCGGGCGTGCGTGTCCCGAACGGTGACGCGATCCCCGCCGCCCGCGCCGGGCTGACCATCTGCGACGCGACCTCTGCCGCCTTTGCGATGGACCTGCCCTGGGACAAGCTCGATGTCGTGACCTTCTCCTGGCAGAAGGTCCTGGGCGGTGAGGGCGGGCATGGCGTGCTGATCCTCAGCCCCCGCGCGGTGGAACGGCTGGAAAGCTACACCCCCGCCTGGCCGCTGCCCAAGATCTTCCGCCTTACCTCCAAGGGCAAGCTGAACGAGGGCATCTTCGTCGGCGAGACGATCAACACCCCGTCGATGCTCTGCGTCGAGGATTACCTCGTCGCGCTGAAATGGGCGCAGTCCATCGGCGGGCTGCAGGGCCTGATCGCCCGCTCGCAGGCCAATGCCGGCGCGATTGCCGATTTCATCGCCGGCAAGGACTGGATCGCCAACCTTGCCGTCGATCCGGCCACCGCCTCCACCACCTCGGTCTGCCTGAAGTTCACCGATCCGCGCATCGTCGATGGCGCCGCCTTTGCCAAGGCCGTCGCCAAGCGGCTGGAGAAGGAGGGCGTCGCCCTCGATGCCGGCGCCTACCGCGATGCCCCCGCCGGTCTGCGGATCTGGTGCGGCTCGACGGTGGAAACCGCCGATGTCGCCGCGCTGATGCCCTGGATCGAATACGCCTTCGAGGCCGAGATCGAGGCGCAGGCCAAAGCCGCGTGA